GAGAAACCTTTTTACTATTCATAATCCTCTCCAACTTTAACAGATTATATCTCCTATTTAAGAATATAACTAAGTATCTGTTGACACAATCCTAAAACGCATTATATGTGATATTGGCATAAGTAAAATCAAAACCTTTTTTTATAATCTAATTCCTTGAATTTAACTGTGTACCTGGTCCCATTATTTGTATGCATTTCAATTTGACCATCTAACTGGTTTACCAGGCTGTTTATCAGTTGAAATCCTAAAGTTTCTGCCTTTTTAAAATCAATGTCTTCCGGGATTCCAATACCATCATCACTCATTTTCAGAATGAAGGCATTACCATCTCTTTCTAGTTCCACAATTATCTTCCCTTTCTGTTCATTGGGAAATGCATGGTTAACTGAATTGGCAACGATTTCATTAATAAGAAGTCCCAGGGGTATGGCAGTTTCTAATTCCATCCTGACATCTTCAACGTTGACAGTAAGTTTCACACGTCCTGGATCTTCAATATGTGATGTTAAAAGCTCTTTGGTAAGATTTTGAATGTATTCAGACAGGTTGATATGTGAAAAATCCTGTGAACTGTAAAGCTCCTCATGAATCAGGGACATGGTTTTCACACGGTTCTGACTGCTTTCGAAAATTTTCAGATCCCTTTCATCTTTAATGTGCTGGGTTTGAAGGCTTAAAAGACTGGATATGATCTGCATGTTGTTTTTAACTCGATGGTGAAGTTCACGCAGTAGGAGTTCTTTCTCTTCTAAAGATGTTCTGAAATTTTTTTCAGCAACTTTCAAGGAATCAATATCAGTCATGCTGAATACCACTCCTTTGTACTGATTTTCCTTATCAAATAATGGGTTTCCTAATGATTCAACCCATATGTAACGTCCGTCAGCCCGTATGAATCGATGTTGCACGCTTCCGGGTAAGTATGAATCATTAGCCTCCCTGAAAGCAGAAGCGACCATAAATTGATCATCAGGATGGGTTAAATTGATAAATTTGAAAACATTTTCACCCAGGATTTCTTCAACATCATAACCGAGAATAGTTTTAATTGAAGGGCTGATATACTGGAAAGTTCCTTCCGCATCGATCTGCCCCACCACATTCAGCATATTGTCTGTAACCAGACTTAAAAGTCTTTCGCGTTTTTTTAGTTCTTTTTCCGCCATTTTATTCTGCAAAACAACAGAGGCGATGTTAAGGATGGTTTCCACAGTGTTGATGTTAAGGGGTTTACCATTTTTTTTGGTTACTATATTCACACTCCCGAACATCTCCCCTTTGAATGAAAAACCCATCACATAGGTTTCATCAACACCGAATGCTTTTTCAATCATGCGATATGTTTTTGAAGGTAGTTTCCCCGCGGTGATGTAGGATAGACCATCCTCTACCTTTTGCAACTTCCCGCTTGATAAGAAATTTTTTGATCCTTGATCCAGGGTATCCTGGGGGAAGTTGAAATCATCTATTTTCACCCCAGTTAACTTCTCAGCAAGATCAGCCATTTTGGGGGTGATCCCCACTATATCCCGAACTTTAAAACTACCAGAATCTTCATCATAAGTGGAAATGATAATGTAAGCATCTTTAACTACTTCCTGAAGTTTTTCCAGTACAAAATCGTATATATCGGATTCTGTGGGCAGACCCAATAGCTCCATTACCAGGGGGGATAAAAATTTCAAAGCATCCTGAAAAGGTTTGTTTTCAGGTTTCATTAAATTAAAATCAGCCATATGGTCTTCTAATTCAGAATATAAATTCCTATATTTTGTTATTTCATCAATTAACTGTTCTTTAGATTTTTTTTCATCATTCATGATGATCATTTTCTAAGGATGGGTTAATAAAAATCTATAATAAATTTATATTCTCTTAATATTATAATTATTGCCATATAATTAAAGAAAGGCTATTAAAAACAGTTTATAAATAGATTTATGAAATCAGCTGAATGAAGGTAAATCTATGTTAAAGGTAATATTTATTAAAAATATATAATTTCAATAATATTACAATCAATCAACAGCATTTTCCCCTCTTTCGGTTGTTCTAATTCGTATAACATCTTCCACTGGTGATATAAATAATTTTTCACTAACATCTTCAGTTTTCACAGCTTCAAGGGCCTGAATAACATACTCAATTTCTTCCGTTCTGATGATCATCATCATTTCTATTTTTGGTGGTAATTCTAGCTCATAACTACTGCAACGGTATGTTTCCATTTTTTCATTATTATGGTCATGATACTTGATATCTATTGTAGTTATATTGGAAAATCCGAATTTTGCCAGGGAATTTTTCACATTGTCCAGTTCAATGGGGTGGAAAAAAAATCTTAATTTGTAAAATTCCGGGATAAACAATGGTAAAGGTTCAGGATCATCATATTCTTCATAGGTTTCATTGATCTCTGTGGTTTCATTGATCTCTCTGGTTTTGTAGGCTTTTTTGGGTTCTATTGCATTGTTTTCAGGAGGGGCTGTCTCTTTTTCATATTTGTCAATTAATTTTAATAACATTTTCAGGCCATCGTTTATTCCAATTCCATCCTGAGCAATGGTGGGAATAATCAAGACTCCTTCAACATGGGTATCCATTTCAAATTCGCCAAAATCATCTCTATTTGCAAATAAGACATGGGGTATGTTTTCACTGGTAATCAAATTAATTATTTCCAAGTCTGTTTCAAAAATACCAACACTGGTCTCTACAAAAACAATAACTCCGTCCACATCTTCAGATAACACTTGTTTTATGGACATGAATTCCGGATAGCCTGGTGAATTGAATAAATAATTTTTCCCACCGTCTATGAGTATCCTCCGATAATTAAAGACAGATAATTCAATTTTCTCCTCAGGCATAGTATTATCATTAAAATAGTCTATTATGGTTGCAGAATGATCCTTGCTAGAATTATAATTGCATAAAATAACGATTTTTTTAGGATTAATTAGGGGTTCATTTTCCAATGCAGTCACCTTAAATGATTAATAAAGAATTTTAAAGGGTATTCTATTCTTTTATGAGGATAATTAATTTTATATTTGATTATTTGACCTTTATTTTAGTGGATATATGTAATATAACATCAAAGCAACGTTTATAAATCAAACGTGGAAAATAAATTAAAAATGGTAGAATATCAGCAGCTAACTGCTTTGATCTTACTGATATATTCTGGTTCCATCAATTCCAATAATATGTTCACACCTTCCGAAATCCCTTTACCTGAAATTGCCTCGGTAGGAACTATCAGAACATCATGGTACTGAGTATAAATGGGAATATCACTTAAATCTTGTTTATTGGCAAATATGACATAAGGAACGTCTTTTTCTTCCACAAAATCAATCATTTCTTCACAGTTAAGGGTAATACCCTGAGTGTTATCGATAACTATGATTGCCCCGTCCATATTTTTGGATAATATGTCTTTCATAAACTTAAATCTCTCTGCACTGGATGGGCTGAATATTTGAAGCTTTTTATTGTTTTGTATGGTTTTCCCATAACTTGCAGCTTCAGTTTCTACCAGATTATTGCAAACATGTTTCAGGGCAGTCCTTTTACCCGAATCTGAATCTCCTAACACTAAAATTTTTTTGGTTTCCATAAGATCACCAGTCAACACTCCCCTTGTAGGAATACGGAAGCCTTCTTCCGATCAAATTCTTTGGATCTTTTTACTTATAAACTTATCCAAACATTCATTCAAAATTTCCAGAAAAAATTCACAATATGTCCAATGAAATATTAGTTTTCTTAAAATTCTTCAAATATTATGAATTAATAATATGTTTACTCTCTTTTAGTTTACTCTCTTCATGTTAGGGAAGTGGTGAAGAAGTGTAAATATATGACGCGTGTTAGGGATGAATTATTAACATATAACCTTACGGATGGTTATAGGGTTTAAAATAACTTGCGGATGCTTTATACGAGTATTTAATAATGAAAAATAAAAAAGGTTAAAAAAAAGTATATGCTTAAGTCCATTAACTTTCAGCAATGTTTTTAAGCAAGTTCAATTGTACTTGGGGGTTTGTCACTAACTGAAAGAGACACATGGGTGACTTCCGGGATTTCGGCAGTTATTCTCCGGGAGATTGTTTTCACCATTTCCCAGGGGAGTTCCGGAACATCAGCAGTCATGGCATCCAGTGATTCAACCATTCTCAGGACTACCAGGTATCCGTAGTCCCGTATATCTCCTTTAACCCCTGTAACCTTGGTGTTGGTGAGCACTGCGAAGTACTGCCACAGGGTTTTATCAAGACCCTTCTTTTGCACTTCTTCCTCTACTATGGCATTGGCTTTGCGGCATATTTCAATTTTCTGGGGGGTTATCTTTCCTGCTATGCGCACAGCCAGACCCGGACCCGGGTAGGGTTGCCGGTTCACCATCTCATCAGGCAATCCCATTTCAGCTCCAATGATCCTCACTTCATCCTTATAAAGTTCTCTTATAGGTTCCACAAGCTCCAGAACCATCCCATGGGGGAGGGCAACGTTGTGATGGGATTTAATATCTCCATGACTTTCGATCCAGTCAGGGGCAATAGTGCCCTGCACCAGGAATTCGGCACCCACTTTCTCGGCTTCCCTTTCAAAAACCCGGATGAAGACTTCGCCTATGATCTTTCGTTTTTCTTCAGGGTCTTCAACTCCTTCCAGTTTACCCAGAAATTCTTCGCTGGCATTGATGTACTTCAAGTTAAGCCGGTCATGGAATGTTTTTTGAACATAGTCTGCTTCCCCTTCCCGCAGGAGACCATGATCAACAAAGACTGCGGTTAAATTTTCTCCAATGGCATTTGAAACAAGAACTGATGCCACTGAACTATCAACACCACCGGATAAAGCAATTATTGCCTTTTTATTTCCTATGGTTTTTTTAATTTCATCTATTGATTCTTTAATGAAAGAAGACGGATCTAACATGTTTATCGACCTATAATGATTTTTTTTTGATTCAATAAAGCATAAAAATTCTGTCAATCAAGTTAAATATGTTAATTATTTTCCAATGGAATCTTAATAATTGGAATCTTTAATCATTTTTATGATATTTTTTGCAAACTTCATAAAAATTCTCAAAAACTTTAGGCCCTTCTGGGGTATGATAGACTTCAGGGTGGAATTGTATCCCGTATAAAGGCTTATCCATGTGTTTCATGGCTTCAATATCACATATGGGTGATGAGGCCAGAATTTTAAATTCAGAGGGGAGTTCGGTCACTTCATCCTTGTGGGAGGCCCAGACATCTAACTGTGGTCCCAGGCCTTTGAAGATGTCATTTTCATCTCGGATGTTAATCTGGATCTGAGCGTAACTTTCCGAACCCGCAGAACCGATTTCGCCACCATAGGCCTGTGCAAGGATCTGATGACCAAGACAGATGCCCAGAATAGGATAATCCAGTTTTTTAACGTATTCTATACTGTTACCTGATCTTTCCACTGAGGGTCCGCCTCCCAGAATCAATCCCAATGGTTTTTTATCCTTAATTTCCTCCAGACTGGTGGTGTTGGGAACCAGCTCTGAAGGTATTTTCAGGTAGTGCAGAGTCCGGTGAATCCGGTGATTGTACTGTCCATGATTGTTAACCACTAATATCATTTTAATTATCCTCTTATCTTATTTCCTTAAGTTATTCCCTATTTTATTCTTATTATTCTCATTAATTCTATCTTCTCCACTTTACAATAGAAGTGTAGATTTGCCAAATATTTTTATTAATTCGCCATTTCCGGGCTTGTAATTCCCATATGCAAATATTTTTATGTTAAAATGGTAATATAGAAAAATATGGAACTTCGAGACATTCTACTCATACTGGTGGCTCTGGTGCTAGCAGTGGTTTTCTTCTATGTATTCATATGGTTACTTCCGGTTATAATTATACTGGTGATAGCCTATATCATATATATATTTTTGAAGGGATCCTGAGAGTATAATGAACATTCAACTTTTAATGTTCTTAAATTTTAGAATTCCCCTAGTTTAAACTTTTTATTAAATTTTTTAATAACCTGAATATTTTTTTTAAAATAGATATTGGTGATGTAATGATGGAAACAGAAAAGTTCAGAGGATTAAACGGAAACCTGATGGCTTTCAAGAGGGAAGTAGAGGGTGCAGAAAAAGTTACTTTTGCAGGAATTCCTGGTGTTTGCAGCCCATTTGCAGAACTTTTTGCCTATGTAATTCGGGATAAGGAATCAGTTTTTGTTGCCAAAACTGATCTGGATTCAGCTCGGAAAATTGAACGCACACCATTAGGTATGCAATTTACAGAAGAAGCAGATCCCCACAGCAGTGTTGTAGCCCTTCTGGGCGGACTCTCCATGCCTCAATACGAAGTAGATGTAGCTGATGTGCAGAAAATGATTGAAGATATCCTGGCACCTGGTGGAAAGGTCATTGGCCTGTGTTACATGAACATGTTCGAAAACGCAGGTTGGGATGAGAAAATTGATTTTGACTGCATAATAAACGGTATTTTAACTGGAGAAATTTATAAAAACGATTAAATGATTATGGGATTATGGGATTATGGGATTATGGGATTATGGGATTATGGGATTATGGGATTATGGGATTATGGGATTATGGGATTATGGATTAATGGGTTAAAAGGTTAGATCATGTTGGACTTGTATTCTGTGGGTATGGAACGTGGTCTCCTCTACGAGGTCATAGTTACCACCCGAAACCCGGATGGAACCCCCAATGCAGCACCAATTGGTGTTATCTGTAAAGAAGATCGTGAAGTGGTTGTTTATCTCCATGAGGGATCAAAAACATTCGATAATGTGCGACGTGAAAAGAGTTTCTGTGTGAATATACTGCGGGATCCAATGGTATTTGTTGAATCAACCCTGGGAAATCTTGACAGCACAAAATTCCAGACTCATGACCAGGATTTAAGCATCAAAGGAGCAGAAGCCTTTTTCACAGTTGAAGTCACCCGTGAAAAGCTGGTTCAACGCCAGGATCATCTGGGAACTTCTACCCTAAATGTGGTAAATGCCAAGGTCCTGGAAGTGGTTAAGAATCAGGAACATGTTCATCCTTTAAACCGGGCCATTTATGGGATAATTGAGGCCCTGGTGTATCTTAGCCGGATAGATATTGTTTCTGAAGATGAAAAGAAGGCATACCTGGAGAAGATTAGTGAAACCTCCAGGGTGGTGAACAAGGTAGGCTCAGAGGACCATAAAAAAGCCATGAAGAAGATTATAGAATCCCTTGAAAAGTAAAATTCTAAATTAATTATAATAAATTTAATAAACCAAAACCTAAAAATAGAACTCTTTTCGTCTTGCTTCTAAGAGATAAGGCTCTTTACCAAGAAGTTCCGATGCTACAAGTACCTCGCCCTTTGATTCTTCCTTAACTGTTTTTATAAAATCAAAACAGCGAAGATCCCTTAAAAGATGATGATCAACCACCACCCGAGGAATTTTCCTGGCAATTTCAATCAAATTTTTCTGTGCACGTACCACATCCCTCTTCTCCAGAATGAAACCCTCCAGATAGATGGGTGGACCACTTAAAATAAGAGTATCTGGGTTTTCATTAAGTATGAGTTCCCTGGCACCATCCCCCATAGGTCCCTGCACATCAGAGGCGTGTATTAACTTCTGCCCCTCCCATTCAATGGTGACGGTTATGACAAAACCCACACGGCTGCCCTCTGCACCATGGGGAAGTGCGTTTGAAAATTTAAAAAGAGTATCCCCTACTTTGAATGAATTACCATCAGCATAATGAATATCCCTAGTCCCTAAACGTTTCAAATTCTTTAAAAAATCTCTGGCCCTTTTCTGCTGGTTTTTATTTATATTTTCCGTGGGATGTTTTATAAACAGCTTTTTATTCCGGTACATTTGCTGAGCATATTCCGGAGAGGAATCCAGGTATCTTCCCAGACTAAAAGGAGTAAAGTGATCATGGTGGTAATGGCTGATGGTTAGAATATCTGCTTTTTTAGCATATTCCTGTACTCTGGCCCGGGTCTCATGCAGAGCATCGAATTCATCCTTCCATGGAGGGAATCCGAACCTTTTAGGGGCGATGGATGTACCAGGGTCCACTAGTATCTTCTGGTCAGTTTCAATGTAGGTGGCCATGGAGCGCACACCCATACTTTCAAAGGCCAGGGGTATAACATTCATTCAAAAACACCCATTTTTAGAATTTATTCACCTATCAGGAAGTTTTATTCTCCTCAGCAAGTTTTATTCTACTTATCAGTTAAGTTTTATTCTCCTATCCTCAAGTTTTCACAAACATCAGATAACTTTTAAATCAAATAAATTAAGATTACTCTTATTTCTGAAACACCTAGCGTCTCATTTTAAAACATCCACAAACTGGAAACTTTCAACATCGAATAAGCCCTGGTCGCTGATTTTTAGTTTGGGAATCACCAGGAGGGCCATGAATGACATGGTCATGAATGGTGAGGCCAATTTACAACCCATATCCTTAACCACATCATGTAATTTAGTCAGCTGGTCAGATACCTCCCCCGCACTCAGGGTACTCATAAGACCAGCTATTGGGAGTTTAAGGGAATGAACCTCTTCATCACAAACTGCAACCAGCCCTCCTCTATTCTTTTTAAGGGTGTTAACGGCAGCTGCCATATCCTGACTGTTGGTACCAACCACAATGATGTTATGGGAGTCATGGGCAACACTGGATGCAATAGCCCCTTTTTCAAGCTTGAAACCATTTACAAAGGCATTGGAAATGTGATTAGCCCCATATCTTTCCACCACTGCAATTTTCAGGATATCGTTTTCATGGTCTACTTTTAAAACGCCAGCAGAAGATTCCAGGATTGCTTCAGATTCTTCAGTGAGAAGCTGTCCCTCAATCACTTTAATAACTCTCACTGTGACCTTTCCAGTTATGTTAGATTGTACTTCAAAATCCCATGGCTTTTTGTCACGTAATCTGAATGTATTTTCGATCATGGTGGGTTGGACTTTGAAAAGGGCCTTCCCTTCCCTGGCAACCATCTCTCCATTTATCAGGACTTTTTTAACGTTGAAATGTTCCAGATCATCCACCAGCACCAGATCAGCTCTTTTACCAGGGCTAATTGACCCGGTATCCAGATGGTAATGGGATGCAGGATTCAAGGTAACCATCCTGATGGCTTCCACAGGATCCATGCCAAGTTGCACCGCTTTTTGCAGGGTATGGTCTAAATGTCCCTCCAGAAGGTCCTGTGGGTGCCGGTCATCAGATACCAGGAAATCACCCCCCACACTCTGCAGTTCTTCTAGGTTCTTGGCTGATGATCCTTCCCGGATCATTATCTTCATCCCCAACCTCTTTTTCTCCTGTGCCTCCTCCAGCCTGCTGCACTCATGATCAGTGGATATACCAGCACCTATATACTTGCAGAGATCTGCACCGGATAAAAGAGGTGCATGGCCATCAACTGGTTTAGAATGTTCACGGGCGAGTTTAATCTTCTCCAGAACAACCTGCTCTTCTCCAATAACACCTGGAAAATTCATCATCTCCGCCAGTGCCACCACATCATCCATCTGGAGGATTTCATCTATTCCAGCAGGTCCCAGCACTGCTCCAGAAGTTTCAAAGGCTGTGGCAGGCACGCATGACGGGGCAGTGAAGAAAAAGTGGAGGGGAACTGTACTAGCATCCCTCATCATGTAGTCGATACCAGCAAGTCCCAGGACATTGGCAATTTCATGGGGATCAGCCACCACTGCCGTGGTTCCATGGGGCACCACCACCTCTGCAAAACGGGAAGGAGTGAGCATGGAGCTTTCAATGTGTATATGGGCATCGATAAACCCTGGGAGAATGTAGTTTTTAAACTCACCCTTAACTTCCCTGATACATTTAATCTCCCCATTCTGGATTTCCACCTCTGCAGGGTAGATTTCTTCTGTAAAGAGGTTTAATAGGTTTCCTTTCAACATGTGCATCCTCCGTGGGCCTGACAGTGTCTATGGTAAACTTTAATTTTTCCAGGATGAAATTAGTATCTAAGAATAATATTTGGTAGTTTCTAAGAATAATATTTAGTTTTCCAAAATAAAGGAATAGGTGGTTGTATTTCTAATCCTCTTTATCAAAATGATTGATTTCATGATAAAGCATGGGCAGAAACGCCCCCACATCGGTAACAATACCCAGTACCTGTGCACTACCCCGATCTCCTAGTTTAGTGACTGTTGCAGGGTTAATATCCACGCAAATACTCTTAACCTTGGATGGTAGGATGTTTCCCACGGCTATGGAATGGAGCATGGTAGCAATCATGATCACCATATCCACACCAGGAACATACTTCCTCATCTCATCCTGGGCCTCAATAACATCGGTTATAACATCAGGCAATGGTCCGTCATCCCGTATAGAGCCAGCCAGTACGAAGGGAACATCGTTTTTCACACATTCATACATAACTCCCTTTTTAAGAACACCCTGCTCCACCGCATCCTGTATGGAGCCCGCCTGGTTGATCTGGTTGATGGCGTAGATGTGATGGCGGTGCCCCCTTGCAACGGCTTCACCAGTCTTCACACACATCCCCAGGGATGTTCCATACAGTGCGCTTTCAATGTCGTGGGTGGCCAGGGCGTTACCGGCAAAGATAACATCAACTAATCCTTCTTTGATCATCCGGGCCAGCACTGGACCGGAGCCAGTGTGGATGATGGCAGGCCCACCAACCACTGCAATTTTACCCCCACGACTTTTAACTTCCCGTACTTCCTGGGCAATG
Above is a genomic segment from Methanobacterium sp. containing:
- a CDS encoding GMP synthase subunit A, translated to MILVVNNHGQYNHRIHRTLHYLKIPSELVPNTTSLEEIKDKKPLGLILGGGPSVERSGNSIEYVKKLDYPILGICLGHQILAQAYGGEIGSAGSESYAQIQINIRDENDIFKGLGPQLDVWASHKDEVTELPSEFKILASSPICDIEAMKHMDKPLYGIQFHPEVYHTPEGPKVFENFYEVCKKYHKND
- a CDS encoding DUF447 domain-containing protein gives rise to the protein MLDLYSVGMERGLLYEVIVTTRNPDGTPNAAPIGVICKEDREVVVYLHEGSKTFDNVRREKSFCVNILRDPMVFVESTLGNLDSTKFQTHDQDLSIKGAEAFFTVEVTREKLVQRQDHLGTSTLNVVNAKVLEVVKNQEHVHPLNRAIYGIIEALVYLSRIDIVSEDEKKAYLEKISETSRVVNKVGSEDHKKAMKKIIESLEK
- the guaA gene encoding glutamine-hydrolyzing GMP synthase; this translates as MLDPSSFIKESIDEIKKTIGNKKAIIALSGGVDSSVASVLVSNAIGENLTAVFVDHGLLREGEADYVQKTFHDRLNLKYINASEEFLGKLEGVEDPEEKRKIIGEVFIRVFEREAEKVGAEFLVQGTIAPDWIESHGDIKSHHNVALPHGMVLELVEPIRELYKDEVRIIGAEMGLPDEMVNRQPYPGPGLAVRIAGKITPQKIEICRKANAIVEEEVQKKGLDKTLWQYFAVLTNTKVTGVKGDIRDYGYLVVLRMVESLDAMTADVPELPWEMVKTISRRITAEIPEVTHVSLSVSDKPPSTIELA
- a CDS encoding MBL fold metallo-hydrolase, which encodes MNVIPLAFESMGVRSMATYIETDQKILVDPGTSIAPKRFGFPPWKDEFDALHETRARVQEYAKKADILTISHYHHDHFTPFSLGRYLDSSPEYAQQMYRNKKLFIKHPTENINKNQQKRARDFLKNLKRLGTRDIHYADGNSFKVGDTLFKFSNALPHGAEGSRVGFVITVTIEWEGQKLIHASDVQGPMGDGARELILNENPDTLILSGPPIYLEGFILEKRDVVRAQKNLIEIARKIPRVVVDHHLLRDLRCFDFIKTVKEESKGEVLVASELLGKEPYLLEARRKEFYF
- a CDS encoding histidine kinase dimerization/phosphoacceptor domain -containing protein → MNDEKKSKEQLIDEITKYRNLYSELEDHMADFNLMKPENKPFQDALKFLSPLVMELLGLPTESDIYDFVLEKLQEVVKDAYIIISTYDEDSGSFKVRDIVGITPKMADLAEKLTGVKIDDFNFPQDTLDQGSKNFLSSGKLQKVEDGLSYITAGKLPSKTYRMIEKAFGVDETYVMGFSFKGEMFGSVNIVTKKNGKPLNINTVETILNIASVVLQNKMAEKELKKRERLLSLVTDNMLNVVGQIDAEGTFQYISPSIKTILGYDVEEILGENVFKFINLTHPDDQFMVASAFREANDSYLPGSVQHRFIRADGRYIWVESLGNPLFDKENQYKGVVFSMTDIDSLKVAEKNFRTSLEEKELLLRELHHRVKNNMQIISSLLSLQTQHIKDERDLKIFESSQNRVKTMSLIHEELYSSQDFSHINLSEYIQNLTKELLTSHIEDPGRVKLTVNVEDVRMELETAIPLGLLINEIVANSVNHAFPNEQKGKIIVELERDGNAFILKMSDDGIGIPEDIDFKKAETLGFQLINSLVNQLDGQIEMHTNNGTRYTVKFKELDYKKRF
- a CDS encoding GTP-binding protein; the encoded protein is METKKILVLGDSDSGKRTALKHVCNNLVETEAASYGKTIQNNKKLQIFSPSSAERFKFMKDILSKNMDGAIIVIDNTQGITLNCEEMIDFVEEKDVPYVIFANKQDLSDIPIYTQYHDVLIVPTEAISGKGISEGVNILLELMEPEYISKIKAVSC
- a CDS encoding P-II family nitrogen regulator codes for the protein MENEPLINPKKIVILCNYNSSKDHSATIIDYFNDNTMPEEKIELSVFNYRRILIDGGKNYLFNSPGYPEFMSIKQVLSEDVDGVIVFVETSVGIFETDLEIINLITSENIPHVLFANRDDFGEFEMDTHVEGVLIIPTIAQDGIGINDGLKMLLKLIDKYEKETAPPENNAIEPKKAYKTREINETTEINETYEEYDDPEPLPLFIPEFYKLRFFFHPIELDNVKNSLAKFGFSNITTIDIKYHDHNNEKMETYRCSSYELELPPKIEMMMIIRTEEIEYVIQALEAVKTEDVSEKLFISPVEDVIRIRTTERGENAVD
- a CDS encoding DUF2124 domain-containing protein translates to MMETEKFRGLNGNLMAFKREVEGAEKVTFAGIPGVCSPFAELFAYVIRDKESVFVAKTDLDSARKIERTPLGMQFTEEADPHSSVVALLGGLSMPQYEVDVADVQKMIEDILAPGGKVIGLCYMNMFENAGWDEKIDFDCIINGILTGEIYKND
- the ade gene encoding adenine deaminase; translated protein: MLKGNLLNLFTEEIYPAEVEIQNGEIKCIREVKGEFKNYILPGFIDAHIHIESSMLTPSRFAEVVVPHGTTAVVADPHEIANVLGLAGIDYMMRDASTVPLHFFFTAPSCVPATAFETSGAVLGPAGIDEILQMDDVVALAEMMNFPGVIGEEQVVLEKIKLAREHSKPVDGHAPLLSGADLCKYIGAGISTDHECSRLEEAQEKKRLGMKIMIREGSSAKNLEELQSVGGDFLVSDDRHPQDLLEGHLDHTLQKAVQLGMDPVEAIRMVTLNPASHYHLDTGSISPGKRADLVLVDDLEHFNVKKVLINGEMVAREGKALFKVQPTMIENTFRLRDKKPWDFEVQSNITGKVTVRVIKVIEGQLLTEESEAILESSAGVLKVDHENDILKIAVVERYGANHISNAFVNGFKLEKGAIASSVAHDSHNIIVVGTNSQDMAAAVNTLKKNRGGLVAVCDEEVHSLKLPIAGLMSTLSAGEVSDQLTKLHDVVKDMGCKLASPFMTMSFMALLVIPKLKISDQGLFDVESFQFVDVLK
- a CDS encoding TIGR00300 family protein produces the protein MYNREVKLTGHIIDSLTLPRALDLIMDMGGDFQILEFEVGKRKKDTSIARIKVSADSESLLGEILDELAEIGAMVVEIREVNLEAANKDKTLPADFYSTTNHPTFIRFQNEWIPVENIEMDCMIVVDPQNQKAIIKPIGQIKKGDLVVVGREGIKVMAPQRPRGKKGVFEFMGSDASSEKPLQTLIKSIAQEVREVKSRGGKIAVVGGPAIIHTGSGPVLARMIKEGLVDVIFAGNALATHDIESALYGTSLGMCVKTGEAVARGHRHHIYAINQINQAGSIQDAVEQGVLKKGVMYECVKNDVPFVLAGSIRDDGPLPDVITDVIEAQDEMRKYVPGVDMVIMIATMLHSIAVGNILPSKVKSICVDINPATVTKLGDRGSAQVLGIVTDVGAFLPMLYHEINHFDKED